In Tsuneonella dongtanensis, a single window of DNA contains:
- the pnuC gene encoding nicotinamide riboside transporter PnuC, giving the protein MSPLEIAGTVLGLINIVLLIRRSVWNFPVAMAMVSCIGVVLFGARLYAEAGLQVFFFVVNAWGWWMWSRAKGRGDTVPVRWLDWPSRIGWAAGAAIFSVLLGLALARWTDAALPMADSAVAGMSVVAQILLGLRRIENWVLWIVIDVVSIALYLDRGLNLLAALYFAFLVLSVVGLREWTRSTRMETA; this is encoded by the coding sequence GTGAGCCCGCTGGAAATCGCCGGGACGGTCCTCGGCCTCATCAACATCGTCCTGCTGATCCGCCGGTCGGTGTGGAACTTCCCCGTCGCGATGGCGATGGTGAGCTGCATCGGCGTGGTCCTGTTCGGCGCCCGGCTCTATGCCGAGGCAGGATTGCAGGTCTTCTTCTTCGTCGTGAACGCCTGGGGCTGGTGGATGTGGAGCCGCGCGAAGGGCCGGGGGGACACGGTACCGGTGCGCTGGCTCGACTGGCCTTCGCGGATCGGGTGGGCAGCCGGGGCGGCAATTTTCAGCGTGCTGCTCGGCCTTGCCCTGGCGCGCTGGACCGACGCGGCGCTGCCGATGGCCGACAGCGCGGTCGCGGGGATGAGCGTCGTCGCGCAGATCCTCCTCGGCCTGCGCCGGATCGAGAACTGGGTGCTGTGGATCGTCATCGACGTCGTCTCGATCGCGCTTTACCTCGATCGCGGGCTCAACCTGCTCGCGGCGCTATACTTCGCCTTCCTCGTGCTGTCGGTTGTCGGACTGCGCGAATGGACCCGTTCGACACGCATGGAGACGGCATGA
- the ruvC gene encoding crossover junction endodeoxyribonuclease RuvC — protein MIILGLDPSLSCTGWGVIRVEGSRTTHLANGQVPTDTKAAMPERLHHLHDAIAAILATHAPDRVAVEEVFANKNPQSTLKLAQARGAVLAACGRAGVPVREHAARLVKKAVVGTGGAEKAQVQAMLKVLLPGVAVAGADAADALAVAIADAHLGER, from the coding sequence ATGATCATTCTGGGCCTCGACCCATCGCTCTCGTGCACCGGGTGGGGAGTCATCCGGGTCGAGGGATCGCGCACGACCCACCTCGCCAACGGGCAGGTGCCGACCGATACCAAGGCCGCGATGCCCGAGCGGCTGCATCACCTGCACGATGCCATCGCGGCGATTCTTGCCACCCATGCGCCCGACCGGGTGGCGGTGGAGGAGGTTTTCGCCAACAAGAACCCGCAATCGACCCTGAAGCTGGCGCAGGCGCGCGGTGCGGTGCTCGCCGCGTGCGGGCGCGCCGGCGTGCCGGTGCGTGAACACGCCGCCCGGCTGGTCAAGAAGGCCGTGGTCGGCACCGGCGGCGCGGAAAAGGCGCAGGTCCAGGCAATGCTCAAGGTGCTGCTGCCCGGTGTGGCGGTGGCCGGGGCTGACGCCGCCGATGCACTCGCCGTCGCGATCGCAGACGCGCATCTGGGAGAGCGCTGA
- a CDS encoding arsenate reductase, with the protein MTIHFYGIPNCDTVKKARGWLDTQGHAYTFHDYKKEGADPDLVRSWVHAVGWERVLNRQGTTFRKLEAAQKENLDQERAIRLMVAQPSCIRRPVLDHPGGLLVGFDAAEWEAALA; encoded by the coding sequence ATGACCATCCACTTCTATGGCATCCCCAACTGCGACACGGTGAAGAAGGCGCGCGGCTGGCTCGATACGCAGGGCCACGCCTACACCTTCCACGACTACAAGAAGGAAGGCGCCGATCCGGACCTCGTCCGGAGCTGGGTCCACGCGGTCGGCTGGGAGCGCGTGCTCAACCGCCAGGGCACCACGTTCCGCAAGCTCGAGGCGGCGCAGAAGGAAAACCTCGACCAGGAACGCGCGATCCGGCTGATGGTCGCGCAGCCTTCCTGCATCAGGCGGCCCGTGCTCGACCACCCGGGCGGATTGCTGGTCGGGTTCGACGCCGCCGAATGGGAAGCCGCCCTAGCGTGA
- a CDS encoding antibiotic biosynthesis monooxygenase family protein encodes MFLVVFRNRKRADIDAATYAADAEAMETQAATQPGYLSFKSFTADDGEVVAISEWEDEASARAWGRLAEHRAVQHKGRQEYYAEYTLLACADPRVHRFDGPK; translated from the coding sequence ATGTTCCTAGTCGTCTTCCGCAACCGCAAGCGCGCCGATATCGACGCCGCCACCTATGCCGCCGACGCGGAAGCGATGGAAACCCAGGCCGCCACGCAGCCCGGCTACCTCAGCTTCAAGTCGTTCACCGCCGACGACGGCGAAGTCGTGGCGATCAGCGAATGGGAGGACGAAGCATCCGCCCGGGCCTGGGGGCGGCTTGCCGAACACCGCGCGGTCCAGCACAAGGGGCGGCAGGAATACTACGCGGAGTACACGCTGCTGGCTTGCGCCGACCCGCGCGTGCACCGCTTCGACGGACCGAAATAG